Proteins found in one Syngnathus acus chromosome 9, fSynAcu1.2, whole genome shotgun sequence genomic segment:
- the mtmr3 gene encoding myotubularin-related protein 3 isoform X4: protein MEEEGQKTSECIQANQIFPKKSPVLEEENMQVPFPELHGEFTEYVGRAEDAIIAISNYRLHIKFKQSVVNSCCCEVSVPLQLIESVECRDMFQLHVTCKDCKVVRCQFSAFEQCQEWLKRLSAVVRPPSRLEDLFSFAFHAWCMDVYAGEKEQHGELCRPGEHVTSWFKNEVERMGFDTQNAWRISDINCKFRLCPSYPQQLLVPAWITDKELDNVAAFRSWKRFPAVVYRHLSTGAVIARCGQPEVSWWGWRNADDEHLVQSIGKACAVDSNSHKLLSNGTSINGSELPDTDFESSMTNSSEVEKLAIQPHKLLILDARSYAAAVANRAKGGGCECPEYYPNCEVVFMGMANIHSIRKSFQSLRFLCTQMPDPANWLSALESTKWLQHLSLLLKAALLVVNAVDRDQRPVLVHCSDGWDRTPQIVALSKLLLDPYYRTIEGFQVLVEMDWLDFGHKFADRCGHGENSEDVNERCPVFLQWLDCVHQLQRQFPCSFEFNEAFLVKLVQHAYSCLFGTFLCNSGKEREDRHVQERTCSVWSLLRPANRTLRNMLYSSHSETVLHPVCHVRNLMLWTAVYLPSSSPTTPSDDSCAPYPLPGSNPEEAPLGRCTKTRSFDNLPSACELGSSLAPNRRSSDPNLNEKWQDHRRSLDLNMAVGPDEDGDQNHEAQCNRLGLHSNRVDAKMDASPHPRDSPSELAEVAIMHAATTREETKEAELSVAVGVAEGQMENILQEATKEDMGADAQRVGSAADTHVINAAVGEEVTGSSANDVDDDVTDGNGDESVEKNDTGEVLANGHHLENGYAEAEENSESSALPAQTSIEQEHLRDDEAQIPEDVTKQVVEKCSEQLEHAHENFESSSGEPELPATQRTLMNGFAHRSPEETDADEETCSACDPDRGLSESGEQAEKRASLMESSTETLTEEVCSRFELPAQPPPLCQSYQVCSNGKGPPHSSKDKVLETVEQSFTRIFNEGSKRSSVSAFQCASADLTRDRLCNGDSSDGEPIGGPHSVKANGERAPLSRQVSLASCNSLNLHHRGSCSQQRWCHAQLGRPAASPEQPSRSHLDDDGLMLHTDAIQQRLRQIEAGHQMEVETLKRQVQELWSRLENQQHAGSHRVNGNGGDEMTLMTDSEYNVDPNCLSHCSTELFSEASWEQVDKQDTEVTRWYPDHLAAQCYGCESRFWLATRKHHCRNCGNVFCASCCDQKIPVPSQQLFEPSRVCRSCYGNLRLGPLPLDKPIAASSN, encoded by the exons ATG gaggaggaggggcagaAGACCTCAGAGTGTATCCAGGCCAATCAAATTTTCCCAAAGAAATCTCCTGTcttggaagaagaaaacatgcag GTGCCCTTTCCTGAGCTGCACGGGGAGTTTACAGAGTATGTGGGGAGGGCAGAGGATGCCATCATTGCAATATCCAACTACCGCCTACACATCAAGTTCAAGCAGTCTGTTGTCAAT AGTTGTTGTTGTGAGGTGTCA GTGCCCCTGCAGCTCATTGAAAGTGTGGAGTGTCGTGATATGTTCCAGCTGCATGTCACCTGCAAGGACTGTAAAGTTGTTAG GTGTCAATTCTCCGCATTCGAGCAATGTCAGGAATGGCTAAAGCGTCTCAGTGCAGTGGTGCGCCCCCCTTCTCGCTTAGAAGATCTCTTCTCCTTCGCCTTTCATGCCTGGTGCATGGATGTGTACGCTGGCGAGAAGGAGCAGCACGGAGAGCTTTGCAGACCAG GTGAACATGTGACCTCCTGGTTCAAGAATGAGGTGGAGAGGATGGGCTTTGACACCCAAAATGCCTGGAGAATATCTGACATCAACTGCAAGTTTAG GCTTTGCCCCAGCTATCCCCAGCAGCTTCTTGTACCAGCCTGGATCACTGACAAGGAGCTGGACAATGTGGCAGCATTCCGCTCCTGGAAAAGGTTTCCTGCCGTGGTATATCG GCACCTGAGCACGGGGGCTGTGATCGCCCGTTGCGGTCAGCCAGAGGTCAGCTGGTGGGGCTGGCGGAATGCTGATGACGAGCACTTAGTTCAGTCCATTGGGAAGGCCTGTGCCGTGGATAGCAATTCTCACAAGCTCCTGTCCAATGGAACCTCCATCAATGGGTCTGAACTGCCTGACACTGATTTTG AGTCTTCAATGACCAACAGCTCagaggtggaaaaactggCCATCCAGCCACACAAGTTACTGATTCTAGATGCCAGGTCCTACGCTGCAGCTGTAGCCAACAGGGCAAAGGGGGGAGGCTGCGAATGTCCTG AATACTATCCCAACTGTGAGGTGGTGTTCATGGGCATGGCCAACATTCACTCCATACGCAAGAGTTTCCAGTCCCTACGTTTCCTCTGCACTCAGATGCCGGATCCAGCAAA CTGGCTATCTGCGCTGGAGAGCACCAAGTGGTTGCAGCATCTGTCACTGCTGCTGAAGGCAGCCCTGCTGGTGGTCAATGCAGTGGATCGAGACCAAAGGCCTGTTTTGGTGCATTGCTCTGACGGCTGGGACCGGACACCTCAAATTGTTGCACTGTCCAAGTTGCTTCTTGACCCATATTACCGCACCATAGAG GGCTTCCAAGTTTTGGTTGAGATGGACTGGTTGGACTTTGGCCACAAGTTTGCTGACCGATGTGGCCACGGAGAAAACTCTGAGGATGTGAATGAACGCTGTCCCGTCTTCCTGCAATGGCTGGACTGTGTTCACCAGCTGCAGAGGCAATTTCCCTGCTCCTTTGAGTTTAACGAGGCCTTCCTG GTGAAACTGGTGCAACACGCATACTCCTGCCTCTTCGGCACCTTCCTGTGTAACAGCGGCAAAGAGAGGGAAGACCGGCATGTTCAAGAGAGGACCTGTTCGGTGTGGTCCCTGCTGAGACCCGCCAACCGCACACTGCGGAACATGCTGTACTCCTCACACTCCGAGACT GTTCTCCACCCAGTGTGTCATGTGCGCAATCTGAtgctctggacagcagtctaCCTGCCCAGCTCCTCCCCCACCACCCCTTCTGACGATTCCTGTGCGCCATATCCTTTACCTGGCAGCAACCCCGAGGAGGCCCCTCTGGGCAG ATGTACGAAGACACGCTCCTTCGATAATTTGCCCAGTGCTTGTGAGCTGGGAAGCTCTCTGGCTCCTAACCGCCGCTCCAGCGACCCAAACCTCAATGAGAAGTGGCAGGACCACCGGCGCTCTCTGGATCTCAACATGGCAGTCGGGCCAGATGAAGACGGGGACCAGAATCATGAGGCGCAGTGTAATAGATTGGGCCTTCACTCGAACAGAGTGGACGCTAAGATGGATGCCAGCCCGCATCCACGGGACTCACCCTCTGAGTTGGCAGAGGTCGCCATCATGCACGCTGCGACCACAAGAGAGGAAACCAAGGAGGCCGAATTGTCTGTGGCAGTGGGTGTGGCCGAAGGCCAGATGGAAAACATTCTTCAAGAAGCTACCAAGGAGGACATGGGAGCAGATGCTCAGAGAGTTGGAAGTGCTGCTGACACCCACGTCATTAACGCAGCTGTCGGGGAGGAGGTGACAGGCTCAAGCGCTaatgatgttgatgatgatgttaCTGATGGCAACGGTGATGAGTCTGTCGAGAAGAATGACACAGGAGAAGTGCTTGCTAACGGACACCATTTAGAAAATGGTTATGCAGAGGCTGAAGAGAATAGTGAGTCTTCTGCTCTACCTGCACAGACGTCAATTGAGCAGGAGCACCTGAGAGATGACGAAGCCCAAATACCCGAAGATGTGACGAAGCAGGTTGTGGAGAAATGTTCTGAGCAGCTGGAGCATGCTCATGAAAACTTTGAATCAAGTTCAGGCGAGCCGGAGCTACCTGCAACTCAAAGAACTCTGATGAACGGCTTTGCTCACCGGTCACCTGAGGAAACTGATGCGGATGAGGAGACCTGCTCTGCTTGCGACCCTGACAGAGGTTTGTCGGAGTCAGGGGAACAGGCAGAGAAGAGGGCCTCCCTGATGGAAAGCTCCACAGAGACATTAACAGAGGAGGTCTGCAGCAGGTTTGAACTCCCCGCACAGCCTCCTCCTCTCTGTCAGAGCTATCAGGTCTGCAGCAATGGCAAGGGCCCACCGCATTCCTCCAAGGACAAAGTGCTGGAGACTGTTGAACAGAGCTTTACCAGAATTTTCAACGAGGGCAGCAAGCGATCCTCTGTCAGTGCCTTTCAGTGTGCGAGTGCTGACCTCACCCGCGACAGACTTTGCAACGGTGACAGTTCCGACGGGGAACCTATCGGAGGACCTCACTCGGTCAAAGCGAATGGCGAGCGGGCCCCGCTGAGCCGCCAGGTGTCCCTGGCAAGCTGCAACTCCCTAAATCTCCATCACCGAGGCAGCTGCTCACAACAACGTTGGTGCCACGCGCAACTGGGCCGCCCCGCTGCCAGCCCAGAGCAGCCGTCTCGCAGCCACCTGGACGACGACGGGCTGATGCTGCACACAGATGCCATCCAGCAAAGGCTGAGGCAGATTGAAGCTGGCCACCAGATGGAAGTGGAGACCCTGAAGAGGCAGGTACAGGAGTTGTGGAGTCGCCTGGAAAATCAGCAGCACGCCGGCTCGCATCGGGTCAATGGAAACGGGGGAGATGAAATG ACCTTGATGACAGACTCTGAATACAACGTGGACCCCAACTGCCTGTCACACTGCAGCACAGAGCTGTTCTCCGAAGCCAGCTGGGAGCAGGTGGACAAGCAGGACACTGAG GTTACCCGCTGGTACCCTGATCATTTGGCTGCCCAGTGTTACGGCTGTGAGAGCAGGTTCTGGCTCGCTACCAGGAAGCATCACTGCAG
- the mtmr3 gene encoding myotubularin-related protein 3 isoform X1: MEEEGQKTSECIQANQIFPKKSPVLEEENMQVPFPELHGEFTEYVGRAEDAIIAISNYRLHIKFKQSVVNSCCCEVSVPLQLIESVECRDMFQLHVTCKDCKVVRCQFSAFEQCQEWLKRLSAVVRPPSRLEDLFSFAFHAWCMDVYAGEKEQHGELCRPGEHVTSWFKNEVERMGFDTQNAWRISDINCKFRLCPSYPQQLLVPAWITDKELDNVAAFRSWKRFPAVVYRHLSTGAVIARCGQPEVSWWGWRNADDEHLVQSIGKACAVDSNSHKLLSNGTSINGSELPDTDFESSMTNSSEVEKLAIQPHKLLILDARSYAAAVANRAKGGGCECPEYYPNCEVVFMGMANIHSIRKSFQSLRFLCTQMPDPANWLSALESTKWLQHLSLLLKAALLVVNAVDRDQRPVLVHCSDGWDRTPQIVALSKLLLDPYYRTIEGFQVLVEMDWLDFGHKFADRCGHGENSEDVNERCPVFLQWLDCVHQLQRQFPCSFEFNEAFLVKLVQHAYSCLFGTFLCNSGKEREDRHVQERTCSVWSLLRPANRTLRNMLYSSHSETVLHPVCHVRNLMLWTAVYLPSSSPTTPSDDSCAPYPLPGSNPEEAPLGRCTKTRSFDNLPSACELGSSLAPNRRSSDPNLNEKWQDHRRSLDLNMAVGPDEDGDQNHEAQCNRLGLHSNRVDAKMDASPHPRDSPSELAEVAIMHAATTREETKEAELSVAVGVAEGQMENILQEATKEDMGADAQRVGSAADTHVINAAVGEEVTGSSANDVDDDVTDGNGDESVEKNDTGEVLANGHHLENGYAEAEENSESSALPAQTSIEQEHLRDDEAQIPEDVTKQVVEKCSEQLEHAHENFESSSGEPELPATQRTLMNGFAHRSPEETDADEETCSACDPDRGLSESGEQAEKRASLMESSTETLTEEVCSRFELPAQPPPLCQSYQVCSNGKGPPHSSKDKVLETVEQSFTRIFNEGSKRSSVSAFQCASADLTRDRLCNGDSSDGEPIGGPHSVKANGERAPLSRQVSLASCNSLNLHHRGSCSQQRWCHAQLGRPAASPEQPSRSHLDDDGLMLHTDAIQQRLRQIEAGHQMEVETLKRQVQELWSRLENQQHAGSHRVNGNGGDEMTLMTDSEYNVDPNCLSHCSTELFSEASWEQVDKQDTEVTRWYPDHLAAQCYGCESRFWLATRKHHCRESSADLWCVPTGTAVMCSAPAAVTRRSRCRASSCLNPAGCAGAVTATSGSARCPWTNLSQPAPTEPQRGGGH; the protein is encoded by the exons ATG gaggaggaggggcagaAGACCTCAGAGTGTATCCAGGCCAATCAAATTTTCCCAAAGAAATCTCCTGTcttggaagaagaaaacatgcag GTGCCCTTTCCTGAGCTGCACGGGGAGTTTACAGAGTATGTGGGGAGGGCAGAGGATGCCATCATTGCAATATCCAACTACCGCCTACACATCAAGTTCAAGCAGTCTGTTGTCAAT AGTTGTTGTTGTGAGGTGTCA GTGCCCCTGCAGCTCATTGAAAGTGTGGAGTGTCGTGATATGTTCCAGCTGCATGTCACCTGCAAGGACTGTAAAGTTGTTAG GTGTCAATTCTCCGCATTCGAGCAATGTCAGGAATGGCTAAAGCGTCTCAGTGCAGTGGTGCGCCCCCCTTCTCGCTTAGAAGATCTCTTCTCCTTCGCCTTTCATGCCTGGTGCATGGATGTGTACGCTGGCGAGAAGGAGCAGCACGGAGAGCTTTGCAGACCAG GTGAACATGTGACCTCCTGGTTCAAGAATGAGGTGGAGAGGATGGGCTTTGACACCCAAAATGCCTGGAGAATATCTGACATCAACTGCAAGTTTAG GCTTTGCCCCAGCTATCCCCAGCAGCTTCTTGTACCAGCCTGGATCACTGACAAGGAGCTGGACAATGTGGCAGCATTCCGCTCCTGGAAAAGGTTTCCTGCCGTGGTATATCG GCACCTGAGCACGGGGGCTGTGATCGCCCGTTGCGGTCAGCCAGAGGTCAGCTGGTGGGGCTGGCGGAATGCTGATGACGAGCACTTAGTTCAGTCCATTGGGAAGGCCTGTGCCGTGGATAGCAATTCTCACAAGCTCCTGTCCAATGGAACCTCCATCAATGGGTCTGAACTGCCTGACACTGATTTTG AGTCTTCAATGACCAACAGCTCagaggtggaaaaactggCCATCCAGCCACACAAGTTACTGATTCTAGATGCCAGGTCCTACGCTGCAGCTGTAGCCAACAGGGCAAAGGGGGGAGGCTGCGAATGTCCTG AATACTATCCCAACTGTGAGGTGGTGTTCATGGGCATGGCCAACATTCACTCCATACGCAAGAGTTTCCAGTCCCTACGTTTCCTCTGCACTCAGATGCCGGATCCAGCAAA CTGGCTATCTGCGCTGGAGAGCACCAAGTGGTTGCAGCATCTGTCACTGCTGCTGAAGGCAGCCCTGCTGGTGGTCAATGCAGTGGATCGAGACCAAAGGCCTGTTTTGGTGCATTGCTCTGACGGCTGGGACCGGACACCTCAAATTGTTGCACTGTCCAAGTTGCTTCTTGACCCATATTACCGCACCATAGAG GGCTTCCAAGTTTTGGTTGAGATGGACTGGTTGGACTTTGGCCACAAGTTTGCTGACCGATGTGGCCACGGAGAAAACTCTGAGGATGTGAATGAACGCTGTCCCGTCTTCCTGCAATGGCTGGACTGTGTTCACCAGCTGCAGAGGCAATTTCCCTGCTCCTTTGAGTTTAACGAGGCCTTCCTG GTGAAACTGGTGCAACACGCATACTCCTGCCTCTTCGGCACCTTCCTGTGTAACAGCGGCAAAGAGAGGGAAGACCGGCATGTTCAAGAGAGGACCTGTTCGGTGTGGTCCCTGCTGAGACCCGCCAACCGCACACTGCGGAACATGCTGTACTCCTCACACTCCGAGACT GTTCTCCACCCAGTGTGTCATGTGCGCAATCTGAtgctctggacagcagtctaCCTGCCCAGCTCCTCCCCCACCACCCCTTCTGACGATTCCTGTGCGCCATATCCTTTACCTGGCAGCAACCCCGAGGAGGCCCCTCTGGGCAG ATGTACGAAGACACGCTCCTTCGATAATTTGCCCAGTGCTTGTGAGCTGGGAAGCTCTCTGGCTCCTAACCGCCGCTCCAGCGACCCAAACCTCAATGAGAAGTGGCAGGACCACCGGCGCTCTCTGGATCTCAACATGGCAGTCGGGCCAGATGAAGACGGGGACCAGAATCATGAGGCGCAGTGTAATAGATTGGGCCTTCACTCGAACAGAGTGGACGCTAAGATGGATGCCAGCCCGCATCCACGGGACTCACCCTCTGAGTTGGCAGAGGTCGCCATCATGCACGCTGCGACCACAAGAGAGGAAACCAAGGAGGCCGAATTGTCTGTGGCAGTGGGTGTGGCCGAAGGCCAGATGGAAAACATTCTTCAAGAAGCTACCAAGGAGGACATGGGAGCAGATGCTCAGAGAGTTGGAAGTGCTGCTGACACCCACGTCATTAACGCAGCTGTCGGGGAGGAGGTGACAGGCTCAAGCGCTaatgatgttgatgatgatgttaCTGATGGCAACGGTGATGAGTCTGTCGAGAAGAATGACACAGGAGAAGTGCTTGCTAACGGACACCATTTAGAAAATGGTTATGCAGAGGCTGAAGAGAATAGTGAGTCTTCTGCTCTACCTGCACAGACGTCAATTGAGCAGGAGCACCTGAGAGATGACGAAGCCCAAATACCCGAAGATGTGACGAAGCAGGTTGTGGAGAAATGTTCTGAGCAGCTGGAGCATGCTCATGAAAACTTTGAATCAAGTTCAGGCGAGCCGGAGCTACCTGCAACTCAAAGAACTCTGATGAACGGCTTTGCTCACCGGTCACCTGAGGAAACTGATGCGGATGAGGAGACCTGCTCTGCTTGCGACCCTGACAGAGGTTTGTCGGAGTCAGGGGAACAGGCAGAGAAGAGGGCCTCCCTGATGGAAAGCTCCACAGAGACATTAACAGAGGAGGTCTGCAGCAGGTTTGAACTCCCCGCACAGCCTCCTCCTCTCTGTCAGAGCTATCAGGTCTGCAGCAATGGCAAGGGCCCACCGCATTCCTCCAAGGACAAAGTGCTGGAGACTGTTGAACAGAGCTTTACCAGAATTTTCAACGAGGGCAGCAAGCGATCCTCTGTCAGTGCCTTTCAGTGTGCGAGTGCTGACCTCACCCGCGACAGACTTTGCAACGGTGACAGTTCCGACGGGGAACCTATCGGAGGACCTCACTCGGTCAAAGCGAATGGCGAGCGGGCCCCGCTGAGCCGCCAGGTGTCCCTGGCAAGCTGCAACTCCCTAAATCTCCATCACCGAGGCAGCTGCTCACAACAACGTTGGTGCCACGCGCAACTGGGCCGCCCCGCTGCCAGCCCAGAGCAGCCGTCTCGCAGCCACCTGGACGACGACGGGCTGATGCTGCACACAGATGCCATCCAGCAAAGGCTGAGGCAGATTGAAGCTGGCCACCAGATGGAAGTGGAGACCCTGAAGAGGCAGGTACAGGAGTTGTGGAGTCGCCTGGAAAATCAGCAGCACGCCGGCTCGCATCGGGTCAATGGAAACGGGGGAGATGAAATG ACCTTGATGACAGACTCTGAATACAACGTGGACCCCAACTGCCTGTCACACTGCAGCACAGAGCTGTTCTCCGAAGCCAGCTGGGAGCAGGTGGACAAGCAGGACACTGAG GTTACCCGCTGGTACCCTGATCATTTGGCTGCCCAGTGTTACGGCTGTGAGAGCAGGTTCTGGCTCGCTACCAGGAAGCATCACTGCAG
- the mtmr3 gene encoding myotubularin-related protein 3 isoform X6: MEEEGQKTSECIQANQIFPKKSPVLEEENMQVPFPELHGEFTEYVGRAEDAIIAISNYRLHIKFKQSVVNSCCCEVSVPLQLIESVECRDMFQLHVTCKDCKVVRCQFSAFEQCQEWLKRLSAVVRPPSRLEDLFSFAFHAWCMDVYAGEKEQHGELCRPGEHVTSWFKNEVERMGFDTQNAWRISDINCKFRLCPSYPQQLLVPAWITDKELDNVAAFRSWKRFPAVVYRHLSTGAVIARCGQPEVSWWGWRNADDEHLVQSIGKACAVDSNSHKLLSNGTSINGSELPDTDFESSMTNSSEVEKLAIQPHKLLILDARSYAAAVANRAKGGGCECPEYYPNCEVVFMGMANIHSIRKSFQSLRFLCTQMPDPANWLSALESTKWLQHLSLLLKAALLVVNAVDRDQRPVLVHCSDGWDRTPQIVALSKLLLDPYYRTIEGFQVLVEMDWLDFGHKFADRCGHGENSEDVNERCPVFLQWLDCVHQLQRQFPCSFEFNEAFLVKLVQHAYSCLFGTFLCNSGKEREDRHVQERTCSVWSLLRPANRTLRNMLYSSHSETVLHPVCHVRNLMLWTAVYLPSSSPTTPSDDSCAPYPLPGSNPEEAPLGRCTKTRSFDNLPSACELGSSLAPNRRSSDPNLNEKWQDHRRSLDLNMAVGPDEDGDQNHEAQCNRLGLHSNRVDAKMDASPHPRDSPSELAEVAIMHAATTREETKEAELSVAVGVAEGQMENILQEATKEDMGADAQRVGSAADTHVINAAVGEEVTGSSANDVDDDVTDGNGDESVEKNDTGEVLANGHHLENGYAEAEENSESSALPAQTSIEQEHLRDDEAQIPEDVTKQVVEKCSEQLEHAHENFESSSGEPELPATQRTLMNGFAHRSPEETDADEETCSACDPDRGLSESGEQAEKRASLMESSTETLTEEVCSRFELPAQPPPLCQSYQVCSNGKGPPHSSKDKVLETVEQSFTRIFNEGSKRSSVSAFQCASADLTRDRLCNGDSSDGEPIGGPHSVKANGERAPLSRQVSLASCNSLNLHHRGSCSQQRWCHAQLGRPAASPEQPSRSHLDDDGLMLHTDAIQQRLRQIEAGHQMEVETLKRQVQELWSRLENQQHAGSHRVNGNGGDEMTLMTDSEYNVDPNCLSHCSTELFSEASWEQVDKQDTEVTRWYPDHLAAQCYGCESRFWLATRKHHCSGREPVQEVCS, translated from the exons ATG gaggaggaggggcagaAGACCTCAGAGTGTATCCAGGCCAATCAAATTTTCCCAAAGAAATCTCCTGTcttggaagaagaaaacatgcag GTGCCCTTTCCTGAGCTGCACGGGGAGTTTACAGAGTATGTGGGGAGGGCAGAGGATGCCATCATTGCAATATCCAACTACCGCCTACACATCAAGTTCAAGCAGTCTGTTGTCAAT AGTTGTTGTTGTGAGGTGTCA GTGCCCCTGCAGCTCATTGAAAGTGTGGAGTGTCGTGATATGTTCCAGCTGCATGTCACCTGCAAGGACTGTAAAGTTGTTAG GTGTCAATTCTCCGCATTCGAGCAATGTCAGGAATGGCTAAAGCGTCTCAGTGCAGTGGTGCGCCCCCCTTCTCGCTTAGAAGATCTCTTCTCCTTCGCCTTTCATGCCTGGTGCATGGATGTGTACGCTGGCGAGAAGGAGCAGCACGGAGAGCTTTGCAGACCAG GTGAACATGTGACCTCCTGGTTCAAGAATGAGGTGGAGAGGATGGGCTTTGACACCCAAAATGCCTGGAGAATATCTGACATCAACTGCAAGTTTAG GCTTTGCCCCAGCTATCCCCAGCAGCTTCTTGTACCAGCCTGGATCACTGACAAGGAGCTGGACAATGTGGCAGCATTCCGCTCCTGGAAAAGGTTTCCTGCCGTGGTATATCG GCACCTGAGCACGGGGGCTGTGATCGCCCGTTGCGGTCAGCCAGAGGTCAGCTGGTGGGGCTGGCGGAATGCTGATGACGAGCACTTAGTTCAGTCCATTGGGAAGGCCTGTGCCGTGGATAGCAATTCTCACAAGCTCCTGTCCAATGGAACCTCCATCAATGGGTCTGAACTGCCTGACACTGATTTTG AGTCTTCAATGACCAACAGCTCagaggtggaaaaactggCCATCCAGCCACACAAGTTACTGATTCTAGATGCCAGGTCCTACGCTGCAGCTGTAGCCAACAGGGCAAAGGGGGGAGGCTGCGAATGTCCTG AATACTATCCCAACTGTGAGGTGGTGTTCATGGGCATGGCCAACATTCACTCCATACGCAAGAGTTTCCAGTCCCTACGTTTCCTCTGCACTCAGATGCCGGATCCAGCAAA CTGGCTATCTGCGCTGGAGAGCACCAAGTGGTTGCAGCATCTGTCACTGCTGCTGAAGGCAGCCCTGCTGGTGGTCAATGCAGTGGATCGAGACCAAAGGCCTGTTTTGGTGCATTGCTCTGACGGCTGGGACCGGACACCTCAAATTGTTGCACTGTCCAAGTTGCTTCTTGACCCATATTACCGCACCATAGAG GGCTTCCAAGTTTTGGTTGAGATGGACTGGTTGGACTTTGGCCACAAGTTTGCTGACCGATGTGGCCACGGAGAAAACTCTGAGGATGTGAATGAACGCTGTCCCGTCTTCCTGCAATGGCTGGACTGTGTTCACCAGCTGCAGAGGCAATTTCCCTGCTCCTTTGAGTTTAACGAGGCCTTCCTG GTGAAACTGGTGCAACACGCATACTCCTGCCTCTTCGGCACCTTCCTGTGTAACAGCGGCAAAGAGAGGGAAGACCGGCATGTTCAAGAGAGGACCTGTTCGGTGTGGTCCCTGCTGAGACCCGCCAACCGCACACTGCGGAACATGCTGTACTCCTCACACTCCGAGACT GTTCTCCACCCAGTGTGTCATGTGCGCAATCTGAtgctctggacagcagtctaCCTGCCCAGCTCCTCCCCCACCACCCCTTCTGACGATTCCTGTGCGCCATATCCTTTACCTGGCAGCAACCCCGAGGAGGCCCCTCTGGGCAG ATGTACGAAGACACGCTCCTTCGATAATTTGCCCAGTGCTTGTGAGCTGGGAAGCTCTCTGGCTCCTAACCGCCGCTCCAGCGACCCAAACCTCAATGAGAAGTGGCAGGACCACCGGCGCTCTCTGGATCTCAACATGGCAGTCGGGCCAGATGAAGACGGGGACCAGAATCATGAGGCGCAGTGTAATAGATTGGGCCTTCACTCGAACAGAGTGGACGCTAAGATGGATGCCAGCCCGCATCCACGGGACTCACCCTCTGAGTTGGCAGAGGTCGCCATCATGCACGCTGCGACCACAAGAGAGGAAACCAAGGAGGCCGAATTGTCTGTGGCAGTGGGTGTGGCCGAAGGCCAGATGGAAAACATTCTTCAAGAAGCTACCAAGGAGGACATGGGAGCAGATGCTCAGAGAGTTGGAAGTGCTGCTGACACCCACGTCATTAACGCAGCTGTCGGGGAGGAGGTGACAGGCTCAAGCGCTaatgatgttgatgatgatgttaCTGATGGCAACGGTGATGAGTCTGTCGAGAAGAATGACACAGGAGAAGTGCTTGCTAACGGACACCATTTAGAAAATGGTTATGCAGAGGCTGAAGAGAATAGTGAGTCTTCTGCTCTACCTGCACAGACGTCAATTGAGCAGGAGCACCTGAGAGATGACGAAGCCCAAATACCCGAAGATGTGACGAAGCAGGTTGTGGAGAAATGTTCTGAGCAGCTGGAGCATGCTCATGAAAACTTTGAATCAAGTTCAGGCGAGCCGGAGCTACCTGCAACTCAAAGAACTCTGATGAACGGCTTTGCTCACCGGTCACCTGAGGAAACTGATGCGGATGAGGAGACCTGCTCTGCTTGCGACCCTGACAGAGGTTTGTCGGAGTCAGGGGAACAGGCAGAGAAGAGGGCCTCCCTGATGGAAAGCTCCACAGAGACATTAACAGAGGAGGTCTGCAGCAGGTTTGAACTCCCCGCACAGCCTCCTCCTCTCTGTCAGAGCTATCAGGTCTGCAGCAATGGCAAGGGCCCACCGCATTCCTCCAAGGACAAAGTGCTGGAGACTGTTGAACAGAGCTTTACCAGAATTTTCAACGAGGGCAGCAAGCGATCCTCTGTCAGTGCCTTTCAGTGTGCGAGTGCTGACCTCACCCGCGACAGACTTTGCAACGGTGACAGTTCCGACGGGGAACCTATCGGAGGACCTCACTCGGTCAAAGCGAATGGCGAGCGGGCCCCGCTGAGCCGCCAGGTGTCCCTGGCAAGCTGCAACTCCCTAAATCTCCATCACCGAGGCAGCTGCTCACAACAACGTTGGTGCCACGCGCAACTGGGCCGCCCCGCTGCCAGCCCAGAGCAGCCGTCTCGCAGCCACCTGGACGACGACGGGCTGATGCTGCACACAGATGCCATCCAGCAAAGGCTGAGGCAGATTGAAGCTGGCCACCAGATGGAAGTGGAGACCCTGAAGAGGCAGGTACAGGAGTTGTGGAGTCGCCTGGAAAATCAGCAGCACGCCGGCTCGCATCGGGTCAATGGAAACGGGGGAGATGAAATG ACCTTGATGACAGACTCTGAATACAACGTGGACCCCAACTGCCTGTCACACTGCAGCACAGAGCTGTTCTCCGAAGCCAGCTGGGAGCAGGTGGACAAGCAGGACACTGAG GTTACCCGCTGGTACCCTGATCATTTGGCTGCCCAGTGTTACGGCTGTGAGAGCAGGTTCTGGCTCGCTACCAGGAAGCATCACTGCAG